One window of Pithys albifrons albifrons isolate INPA30051 chromosome 18, PitAlb_v1, whole genome shotgun sequence genomic DNA carries:
- the YWHAB gene encoding 14-3-3 protein beta/alpha: protein MDKSELVQKAKLAEQAERYDDMAAAMKAVTEQGHELSNEERNLLSVAYKNVVGARRSSWRVISSIEQKTERNEKKQQMGKEYREKIEAELQDICNDVLELLDKYLIVNATQPESKVFYLKMKGDYYRYLSEVASGDNKQTTVANSQQAYQEAFEISKKEMQPTHPIRLGLALNFSVFYYEILNSPEKACNLAKTAFDEAIAELDTLNEESYKDSTLIMQLLRDNLTLWTSENQGDEGDAGEGEN, encoded by the exons ATGGACAAAAGTGAGTTGGTACAGAAAGCCAAACTGGCCGAGCAGGCCGAGCGTTACGATGACATGGCTGCTGCTATGAAGGCTGTCACTGAGCAGGGACATGAACTGTCCAACGAAGAAAGGAACCTCCTCTCCGTGGCCTACAAGAACGTGGTCGGTGCCCGTCGCTCGTCCTGGCGTGTGATTTCCAGCAttgaacagaaaacagagagaaatgagaagaAACAGCAGATGGGAAAAGAATATCGTGAGAAAATTGAGGCTGAATTGCAGGATATCTGCAATGATGTTCTG GAACTCCTGGATAAATACCTTATTGTCAATGCCACACAGCCAGAAAGCAAGGTCTTctatttgaaaatgaaaggtGATTACTACAGATACCTTTCAGAGGTGGCATCTGGAGACAATAAGCAAA CAACAGTAGCAAACTCTCAACAAGCTTACCAGGAGGCATTTGAAATTAGCAAGAAAGAGATGCAGCCAACACACCCCATTCGACTCGGTTTGGCTTTAAATTTCTCTGTCTTCTACTATGAGATACTAAATTCTCCTGAAAAGGCCTGTAATCTGGCAAAGACG GCGTTTGATGAAGCGATAGCAGAGCTGGACACGCTGAATGAAGAGTCTTACAAAGACAGCACTCTGATCATGCAGCTGCTTAGGGACAACCTAACT CTATGGACGTCGGAAAACCAGGGAGATGAAGGGGatgctggggagggagagaactAA
- the PABPC1L gene encoding polyadenylate-binding protein 1-like, protein MNASGPGYPLASLYVGDLHPDVTEAMLYEKFSPAGPIMSIRVCRDIATRRSLGYAYINFQQPMDAERALDTMNFEVIKGRPVRIMWSQRDPGLRKSGIGNVFIKNLDDSIDNKALYDTFSTFGNILSCKVVCDENGSRGYGFVHFETHEAATRAIETMNGMLLNDRKVFVGHFKSRKEREAEIGEKAVEFTNVYIKNFGEDMDDDRLRNIFSKFGKTLSVKVMMDNTGRSKGFGFVNFETHEEAQKAVADMNGKEINGRMVYVGRAQKRLERQSKLKRKFEQIKQERVSRYKGVNLYVKNLDDGIDDEKLRKEFSPYGTITSAKVMTEGGHSKGFGFVCFSSPEEATKAVTEMNGRIVSTKPLYVALAQRKEERKAILTNQYMQRLSTMRALPGPLLGSFQTPAGYFLPPIPQPHARAAFYGPSTVVPVRPSTRWSVQPSRPPSAYPEAYAAVPPRRLLSNISTTRQAATQVPRVPPQAQRVANIGTQTVSTRGHSSSSLPRGALHYKYSSAVRNMQPMGHLPPVVPPQVVEPAVHVQGQEPLTASMLAAAPPQEQKQMIGERLYPLIHAMHPSLAGKITGMLLEIDNSELLLLLESPDSLHSKIEEAVTVLQAHQATDTSHRGSTMTFLQ, encoded by the exons ATGAATGCCAGTGGCCCTGGCTATCCTTTAGCCTCTCTCTATGTGGGAGACCTGCACCCAGATGTGACTGAAGCCATGCTCTATGAGAAGTTCTCACCTGCTGGGCCCATCATGTCCATCCGAGTCTGTCGGGACATTGCCACTCGCCGATCGCTGGGCTACGCCTACATAAACTTCCAGCAGCCCATGGATG CTGAGCGAGCCCTGGACACCATGAACTTTGAGGTGATCAAAGGCCGACCTGTCCGCATCATGTGGTCGCAGCGGGACCCTGGGCTCAGGAAGTCGGGCATTGGAAATGTCTTTATCAAGAACCTGGATGACTCCATTGATAATAAAGCCCTGTATGACACATTCTCTACCTTTGGAAACATCCTGTCATGCAAG GTGGTTTGTGATGAGAATGGATCCCGTGGCTATGGCTTTGTCCACTTTGAGACTCATGAGGCAGCAACTCGGGCCATTGAGACCATGAATGGGATGTTGCTCAATGACCGGAAGGT gtTTGTTGGCCACTTCAAATCCCGCAAAGAGCGAGAGGCAGAGATTGGGGAGAAGGCAGTGGAGTTCACCAATGTCTACATCAAAAATTTTGGGGAAGACATGGATGATGATAGACTGAGGAACATATTCTCCAAGTTTG gaaagacattgagtgTCAAGGTCATGATGGACAACACTGGCCGCTCAAAGGGCTTTGGATTTGTCAACTTTGAGACACATGAAGAAGCCCAGAAG GCGGTGGCTGACATGAACGGGAAGGAGATCAACGGGCGGATGGTGTACGTGGGCCGAGCACAGAAGCGGCTGGAGCGCCAGAGCAAGCTCAAGAGGAAGTTTGAGCAGATCAAGCAGGAGCGAGTGAGCAGGTACAAG GGGGTCAATCTGTATGTGAAGAACTTGGATGATGGGATAGATGATGAGAAGCTGAGGAAGGAGTTCTCCCCCTACGGCACCATCACCAGTGCCAAG GTGATGACAGAGGGTGGCCACAGCAAAGGGTTTGGATTTGTATGTTTTTCCTCCCCAGAAGAGGCTACCAAGGCCGTGACAGAAATGAATGGACGAATTGTCAGCACTAAGCCTCTCTATGTAGCACTCGCTCAAAGGAAAGAGGAGCGGAAAGCAATCCTCACCAACCAGTACATGCAGAGATTATCCACCATGAGGGCCCTGCCTGGCCCTCTCCTGGGCTCCTTCCAGACCCCTGCAGGGTACTTCCTTCCCCCCATCCCCCAG ccacATGCCAGAGCTGCCTTCTATGGCCCCAGCACTGTTGTCCCAGTCCGTCCTTCCACTCGCTGGAGTGTGCAGCCCTCCCGGCCTCCCT CAGCATATCCTGAAGCATACGCTGCCGTGCCGCCCCGGCGCCTGCTGTCCAACATCAGCACCACAAGACAGGCTGCCACCCAGGTGCCCCGTGTGCCCccccaggcccagagagtgg CCAACATCGGGACACAGACTGTCAGCACTCGGGGCCACTCCTCATCCTCCCTGCCACGGGGTGCCCTGCACTACAAGTACTCCTCAGCTGTCAGGAACATGCAGCCCATGGGGCACCTGCCACCTGTGGTGCCGCCACAG GTTGTAGAACCTGCTGTGCATGTCCAGGGGCAGGAGCCACTGACAGCATCCATGCTTGCAGCAGCCCCTCCTCAGGAGCAGAAGCAAATGATAG GTGAGCGACTCTACCCTCTGATCCATGCGATGCATCCCTCACTGGCTGGAAAAAtcactgggatgctgctggagaTAGACAACTCTGAGCTGTTGCTGCTCCTGGAGTCCCCTGACTCCTTGCACTCCAAG ATCGAGGAAGCAGTCACTGTTCTCCAAGCACACCAGGCCACCGACACCTCCCACAGGGGCAGCACCATGACATTCCTGCAGTGA